The following nucleotide sequence is from Tolumonas lignilytica.
GTAACAAGATGGAGTTCAGTTATCTTTCTGGACTCCATCATTCATGGTTTTCTTGCAACAGGTTATGTTTTCCATGCCAAAAACTATAAAAAATCTTGTATTTACCGCATGTATAGGGCTGGCAGCCTGTGGTGGCGGGCAAAGCGATAGATCCGCAGTGACCACACCAACCATACCAACCGCGCCAATGCTTCGAGATCAAACGACCATTCCTATCGGTGTCGCTCTCGCCGTAGGAAGTTTCGAACGCGCATCTAGCATCCGTTACAGCCCTCAAGCCAGCCAACTGCGTAATCTGGCAGCACATGAATTCAGTTCAGTGGTCGCAGAGAACGTCATGAAACCAGAGTTTATTCATCCCCAAGAAGATCAATACAATTGGAGCGATGGTGATTATCTGGTCAAATTTGCGAAAGATAATGGAATGCAAATTCATGGCCATACACTAGTGTGGCATAACGCCATACCAGACTGGATGAACAATTACACCGGTGATTGGGAAGCCATGCTCACTGATCACATCACCACAGTGGTTAGTCATTACAGCAGCGATATTAGCAGTTGGGATGTGGTTAATGAGGCATTCCTGGATGATGGCAGTGTTCGTTCCACTATTTGGTCCACTCATATCAGTGATTATATTGCCAAGGCCTATTTAGCGGCACATGCGGCAGACCCTGACGCAGAGTTGTATTACAACGATTACAACATCGAAGCAATGCCAAAAAAACTGGATGCAGTTCTAAATATGGTCAGTGATTTCCGTAACCGGAATATTCCTATTGATGGAATTGGCTTTCAATTACATATTGATCGTTACTGGCCCAGCACAACACAAATCCGTCAGGCCTTCAGCCGTTGTGTAGCCATGGGATTAAAAGTTCGCATATCCGAACTAGACATACGCATGAACCCGAATAATACCGCCACCACATTAACTCCCGAATTAGCAGAGCTACAACGACAGCGTTATCGTGATGTGATCACCGCCTATCTAGAAACAGTGCCATATGATCTACGTGGTGGCATTACTGTATGGGGATTAACCGATGCAACAAGTTGGGTTACCGGTTACTACCATATGCCTGACTGGCCATTATTGTTTGATGCAAATTTTCAACGTAAACCCGCATGGACAGGAATGAGTGAAGCATTAATTGCCACACCTTAAGTGATTGAACTGTTCATTTAAATGGAACAGTTCAATCACTTTCAATGGTCATTTTTTGATGAGAGTAAAAATGCAATATAAACAACAACGCGGATTTACACTGCTGGAAATAATGGTGGTGATTGTGATTTTGGGCATTTTGGCGAGTTTGGTAGTACCGAATTTAATGGGAAATAAAGACCAGGCTGATCACCAAAAAGCCGTCAGCGATATTGTCGCATTGGAAAATGCTCTAGACATGTACAAGCTGGACAACAGCCGCTATCCAACCACCGACCAAGGGTTAAATGCCCTCATCACCAAACCGGATAGTGAACCTGTGCCGAGGAATTACAAAGCAGGCGGCTATATCAAACGGTTGCCAGCAGATCCGTGGCAAAACGAATATCAACTGTTAAGCCCAGGCGAACACGGCAATATTGATGTGTTCTCTGTAGGGCCTGATGGTCAAGCTGGTACGGATGACGATATCGGTAACTGGGCACTAAACTC
It contains:
- the gspG gene encoding type II secretion system major pseudopilin GspG, yielding MQYKQQRGFTLLEIMVVIVILGILASLVVPNLMGNKDQADHQKAVSDIVALENALDMYKLDNSRYPTTDQGLNALITKPDSEPVPRNYKAGGYIKRLPADPWQNEYQLLSPGEHGNIDVFSVGPDGQAGTDDDIGNWALNSQKN
- a CDS encoding endo-1,4-beta-xylanase encodes the protein MPKTIKNLVFTACIGLAACGGGQSDRSAVTTPTIPTAPMLRDQTTIPIGVALAVGSFERASSIRYSPQASQLRNLAAHEFSSVVAENVMKPEFIHPQEDQYNWSDGDYLVKFAKDNGMQIHGHTLVWHNAIPDWMNNYTGDWEAMLTDHITTVVSHYSSDISSWDVVNEAFLDDGSVRSTIWSTHISDYIAKAYLAAHAADPDAELYYNDYNIEAMPKKLDAVLNMVSDFRNRNIPIDGIGFQLHIDRYWPSTTQIRQAFSRCVAMGLKVRISELDIRMNPNNTATTLTPELAELQRQRYRDVITAYLETVPYDLRGGITVWGLTDATSWVTGYYHMPDWPLLFDANFQRKPAWTGMSEALIATP